The stretch of DNA CGCGGACCAGGGTCCTCTGCAGTCCCGACGACCCGTTGGGTGCGATCGGGGCGCGCTCCTCGGTCTGCACGGTGCCCGCCTTGTCGGTGGTGCGAACCGCGACGTAGTGGGTGCCGCTCGTGGCCTCCCAGTCGAGGAACCACTGCACCCAGCTGGCGTCGTTGATCGGGTTCGAGACGGTCGCGGGCTGCCAGTCGCCGTCGTCGATCTGCACCTCGACCCGGGCTACACCGACCGGCTGCGCCCAAGCCATCCCGGCGATCTTCACGAGACCGGCGGGAACGGCCTTGTCGACGCGAGGCGTGTCGATGCGGGAGGACAGCTTGATGGGCGCTTCGGCGTCGTAGCCGCGCGGCGTCCAGTAGGCCTCGTCCGCGTCGAAGGTGGTGACCTTGAGCTCGCTCAACCACTTCGTGGCCGACACGTAGCCGTAGAGGCCGGGCACGACCATCCGCACGGGGAAACCGTGTTCGAGAGGCAGGGGCTCTCCATTCATCGCGACCGCGAGGATCGCGTCGAGCCCGTCGTCGGTCAGCGCGCTCAGGGGCGTGCTCGCGGTGTAGCCATCGACACTGCGCGAGAGCACCATGTCGGCGCCGTTCTGCGGCGACGCCAACGCGAGGACATCGCGCACCGGCACACCGGTCCAGATCGCGTTGCCGACGAGGCCGCCGCCGACCTCGTTGGAGACGCAGGTGAGGGTGACCCCGTACTCATCAAGCCCCATCGCCACCAGCTCGTCGAAGGTGAGGGTGATCTCCTCGTCGACCATGCCCGTCACCGTGAGGGCCCAGGTCGCCGGGTCGACCGAGGGCACCGTGAGCGCGGTGTCGACCCGGTAGAAGTCCGCGTTGGGGGTGACGAGCGGCGAGAGGCCCTCGATGTCGAACTCGGCACCGGCGGGGAGCTCGACGCGCGAACGGGGAGCGGGAAGGCGCAGCGCCTCGCGCACCGCGGTGCCCGAGGTGACCGCGGCGTTCACCAATCGGGCGCCGACGCCGACGATCAGGGCGCCCGCCCCGGTGGCGAGCGAGATGCGCAGGAAGCTGCGGCGCGCGAGTCCTGCCTCGTCCGTGCCGTCCGTGCCGTCCGTGCCGTCCGAGACCGCTGTCCTCCATCGGGCGATGCGTCCCACGAGGAGCACGAGCACCACCACGCCCGCCGCAGTGCCGACCGCCGACGGGATGGCGGCCAGCGCCGGCACCACCCCGGCGCGAGTCGCGGTCGCCGCCACCGCCGCCGCGCCGGCGAGACCGAGCAGCGCGGCGCCGAATGGCGGACGGACGAGCTGCAGGAGACCGGCGATAGCGGCCCCGATCACCGCGGCGAGGCCGACGGAGATGAGGAGGATCGGCTTGTCCGCGGTGCCGAACAGCTCGATCGCGAGTTCCTTGATGGGGCGGGGAACGATGTCGATGACGAAGGCGCCGACCGCGAGAAGCGGGCTCGCCTGACGGGCGATGAGAAGGGCGACCAGCTCGGCGACGGCCAGGAGGGCCGCAGCGCTCACCACGCCGGCGAATGCCGCCGCGATACGGGTGTGCGGTGCACCGCGTCTGCTCTTCATCGCGTCCTCCGGATCGGTTCGTCTCCTAGGGGTTCGTCGCGGGTGCTCCTTCCGGATTGTCGGAGGCGGCGGTCGGATTTCCCAGCGAGTTCCCACCTTCGGGGCCAATCCGATCGCCCCTCCACCGCCGAAACCCTTGTTGTCGCCGCATCGCTGCGACGACCGGCCGGACAGCAGGCCGAACCACAGCAAGGAGACTTCGATGCCCACTATCAAGCCCCGCATGTTCGCGGCCCTCGGCCTCGCCGCCATCGCGACCTTCGGCCTCGCCGCCTGTTCCTCCGGCGGATCGATGGACTCGTCCGACGAGACCAGCACCTCGCCGAGCGCCGCCCCCACCGAAGAGATGATGGACCCGATGGCCGACCTCGTCGGCTCCGGCTGCGCCGCCTACGCCGAGGCCGTGCCGGATGGTGCCGGATCGGTCGAGGGCATGTCGCTCGACCCGGTCGCCACCGCCGCCAGCAACAACCCGCTGCTCACCACCCTCGTCGCCGCCGTCTCGGGTCAACTGAACCCCGACGTGAACCTGGTCGACACCCTCAACAGCAGCGAGTTCACCGTCTTCGCCCCCGTCGACGACGCGTTCGCGAAGATCGACGCTGCCACGGTCGAGTCGCTGAAGCTGCCGGAGAACGCTCCGCTGCTGACCAGCATCCTCACCTACCACGTGATCCCTGGCCAGATCGCGCCGGATGAGATCGACGGCACCCACACCACCGTCAACGGAGCCGACGTGACCGTCACCGGCAGCGGTGACGACATCAAGGTCGGCGACGCCGGCGCCACCGTCATCTGTGGTGGGGTCAAGACCGCCAACGCCACCGTGTACCTCATCGACTCGGTGCTCATGCCCCCGGCCTGACCCACATCTTCGCCGGGATTCAGGAACGCCCGGCCCTCCTCGAGAGGGCCGGGCGTTCTCACGCGCTCAGCGGGAGGGCAGGATGCCGAGCTCGAGCGCGAGCGTGACGGCGCGAGTGCGGTCGGAGACTCCCAGCTTCTCGAAGACGTGCAGCAGGTGCGTCTTGACGGTGGCCTCCCCGATGAAGAGCCGCCGCGCGATGTCCGGATTGCTCAGACCGTCGGCGACGAGCGCGAGGACCTCGCGCTCGCGGGCGCTGAGCCGGGGAGCCGCGACGGGTCCGCGCACCCGGCCGACGAGCGCCGCCGCGATTGAGGGGGCCAGCACCGTGTCGCCGCGGGCGACCGAGCGGATGCCGGCGACGATCTCGTCGGGCGGCCCGGCCTTCAGCAGGTAGCCGCTCGCGCCCGCCCCGATGGCATCGAGGATCTGCGCGTCGGTCTCGTACGTGGTGAGTACGAGCACCTTCGTCTCGGGGCGCGCCGCGAGGATGCGGGCTGTGGCGCCGGCGCCGTCGAGCCGCGGCATCTGCAGGTCCATGAGCACCACGTCGGGTTCAAGTGATGCCGCAAGGGCGACGGCCTCCTCACCGTCCGCGGCCTCGCCGACGACCTCGACGAACTCGCTGGCGGCGAGCAGACCCACGATCCCCGTGCGGACGATCGGATGGTCGTCGACGACGAGCGCGCGGATGATCGGATCGGTCACAGCTCTCCCTCCACGGGCACGCGCACCACGAGTTCCGTGCCTGATCGATGCGCAGGCCCGACGGTCATCGTGCCACCGACGAGTGCCAGCCGGTCGCGCATGCCGCTCAGCCCGAAGCCCGGCGACCGCAGCGACTCCGCCTCGGTGATACCGCGCCCGTCATCGGTGACCTCGAGCCGGACGGCGCCGTCGCGCCGGGTCACGACCAGTCGCACTGCCGTCGCTCCGGCATGCTTGCGCACGTTAGCGAGCGCCTCCTGAGCGCAGCGCAGCAGCACCACCTCCAGTTCGCGCGTCATCGCGGCGTCGACCGCGACCTCCACCCGCAGGCCCGTCTCGCGCTCGAAACGGTCGCCGAGCCGCGCCATCGCGTCGGCCAGACCGCCGTCGAGAGGGACAGCGGCGCTGTCGGCGACCACGGCGCGGGCCTCGCCGAGGGCCTCGACCCCCACCGTCTCGATCAGCTCGAGCTGGCCGCGCAGGGAGGCCAGGTCGGGATTCGCGGTCGCCGCGGTCGCGGAGGCGCGCTGAGCCAGCATCACCAGCCCCGTGAGGCTCTGCGCGATCGTGTCGTGCACCTCGCGGGCGATCCGTTCCCGCTCGGCCACCCCGCCTGCGTCGCGGTGCGCCCGCGCGAGCTGGTCCTGCGCGGCCGTCAGCTCGGCGAGCAGCCGCGCCCGCTGCTCGCCCCACTCGGCGATCCGCGTGATCCAGAAGCCGAACGCCAGACTGAATAGCAGCGACAGGCCGATGATGGTGACCGTCGGAGGCACTGCGTCCGCATCGGCACCGAACCAGAGGAAGAAGCCCGCGCCCGCCGCGAGGGCGACGACGATGTTCGCGACGATCGCCTCCCGCAGCGTGCGGGCGGCGGTCCAGACGAACGGGTAGACGAGCGACTGCAGCAGACCCGAGTTCGGCCCCCATGCGATCGCGACCGCCATGGCTGCGATGAGCACGACGCCGAAGACGAGGGCGGCACCACGCGACCGGAACGACCGTCGTCCGAAGGCGAACCACGCCACCGGGATGACCGCGATGATCGCGGCGACCAGCAGCGGCGACTGGTATTCGCCGGCGACGAGGTTCGTCACCACCGTGATGACCGGCACCCCGACGAAGGCCGCGTGCCACCAGGCGAGACCGCCGCCGGTGGTCACCGCAATGCTCTCCGACGGCGACCCCGACTTCCTCGCGCCGGCATCTCCCGTCGCGTCGGCGTCCGAACCGCTCATGCGTCCTTACGATTCCACCGGAAGGTCAGCACGCTCACGATGACACCCGCCACCAGCCAGACGCCCAGCACGAGCGCCGCGGTGCCGAGATCCCAGCTGCCGCCGGCCTCGGCCACGGCGAAGGACTCGGGGAGGAAGGCGGCGCGCATCCCCTGTGCGATCCACTTCAGCGGGAAGACGCCGGCGACGTTCTGCAACCAGTCGGGCAGCATCGTGAACTGGATGTACACGCCCGAGACGAACTGCAGCACGAGGAGGATCGGCACGATCACCGCCGAGGCGCTCTTGCCCGATCGCGGCAGCCGCGACAGCCCGATCCCGAGCGCCGCCGCCGTCGCGATGCCGAGCAGGTACACCCAGATGAAAGTCCACCAATGCTCGCCGTCGGAGGGCAGCTCGACTCCGAACGCCACCCGCGCCACGATCAGCAGCAGAGCGAGCTGCATCAGCGAGGTGATGAGCACCTGACCGAGCTTGCCGAGGAAGTACGACAGCACCGGCAGCGGGGTCCCTGCGAGACGCTTCAGAGTTCCGTCCGAGCGCTCCGTCGCGATGTCGATCGCGAGGTTCTGCACCCCGCTCAGCAGCACCCCGGCGGCCACCATGCCGGGCAGGTAGTACGCAGCCATGGTCACGCCACCCGAGCCGTCGGGGGCGGTTCCCACGTTGCCCGACGAGCCGAACGCGATGGCGAAGATGATGAAGATGACGGTCGGGAAGAGGAAGGTGAAGAAGAGCGAGTCGCCCTGCCGGAAGTAGGTCTTCACCTCGTACGCGGCGCGTGCCCCACCGAGGCGCAGGGTCCGCACGAGACCGTTGTCGAGTTCGGGGGTGCCGAGCGGCGAAGCGCCCAGGGTCGATGCGGTCATGACAGCTGAGGCTCCTTGGTCGAGGCGCTCGCGGCCTCATCGGCTTCGACGAGCTCGAGGTAGATGTCTTCGAGGCTGGGACGCACCACTTCGAGGTCCCTCGGCTCGCCGCCGGTGCGGGCGGTGAGGTCGGCGACGAACGCGGCGGGAGACTGGGTCCGTTCCTCCCGGAGCCCGCCGTCGTCGCGCCAGCGCACGATCGGCACTCGCGCGTCCGCGCCACCGAGCTCGTCGATGCGTCCTTCGGCGACGACGAGTCCTCCCGCGATGACGACCGCGCGATCGCTCAGCTGGGCGGCCTCGTCGAGGTAGTGGGTGGTGAGCAGGATGCTCGTGCCCTCCGCCTGGAGGCCGCGGATCAGATCCCAGAATGCGCGTCGCGCTTCGGGGTCGAACCCGGTCGTCGGCTCGTCGAGGAAGAGCACCTCGGGGCGGCCGATGATGCCGAGGGCGACGTCCACCCGGCGCCGCTGCCCGCCGGAGAGGGCTTTGATGCGCGTCTTCGCCTTCTCGCGGAGTCCGACCGCGTCGATGACCTCGTCGACGTCCTTCGGGTGCGGATAGAACCCGGCGAAGTGGGCGAGCTGCTCGCGGACCGTGACGTTGCCCGGCTCGCCGGTGCTCTGCAGGACGATGCCGAGGCGCGCTTTCCAGTCGAGGCCGCCGTGCTGCGGGTCCGTCCCGAGCACGGAGACGGTGCCGCCGGACCGGTTGCGGAACCCCTCGAGAATCTCGATGGTCGTCGACTTGCCGGCACCGTTCGGACCGAGCAGCGCGAACGTCTCACCCCGCCGGATCTCGAAGTCGACGCCCTGGAGGGCGGCGAACTCGCCGTAGCTCTTCGTGAGGCCCGCCACCTGGACGACGGGCTCGGAGTTGGAGGTCATGACTCAATGCTGGCCGTGCCCGCCCCGGAACAACAGCACCGGTCGGCGTAAGCGGACATCCACCACCCGGTGGACCCTCACCCCTACCCCGGCGAGCGCGGTGTGTTGCTCCCAGCGCGGGTGTTTGAACAGGCGCGCTCGTATCAACACACCGCGCTCGCGAGGGGGGACTCAGCCCCTGAGGCGCTCGTTGCGGCGGCGGTCACCCGGCACCCGGATCGCCCTGCGGCGGACGAACATGGCTGTTCCGATGCCGGCGATCACCAACGCGGTGCCGACCGGCGCGAGGATGAGTTCCGCGCCGGTATCCGGGAGCGCGGCAGCCGCCGGCAGCGCGGCAGCATCGTCACCGCTGCGGGATGGTGTGAGCGTCACGGCGTTGCTCGAGGGGGTCGTTCCGGAAGCGCCGACAGCGCGGAGCACGAGAGTTGTCGAGGAGTTCTGGCTCACCGAGGTCACGACGGCGCTCCAGTTCCGCCCGCTGATCCGCGATGCGCTCGCCGCCGTCCACGTCACGCCGCCATCGCTGCTGTACTCGACGCCGGTGACCGCACTGTCGTCGGCGGAGAAGGAGAAGAACAGCTCCGCGGATCCCGCCGTCCCCCACATCGCGGAATCGATCGTCGGAGTCGGCAGGGGGCAGGCGGTTGTCGTCACCGCCGCGGCGCCGGCGCCGTATGTGGTCGCCTGGCTGTTGGTGACGGCCGTCGCGGTCGGCGCGGCGAAGTTCGAGCCGCCGCCACCACCCGCACCCTGCGAGCTGTAGAACCACTGGCCCTTGTTCGACGAACCGCCTCCGCCGCCGAAGTAACCGCCGCCGCCGCCACCACCGGCTTCGGCCGCATTCCCGCCGAGCAGCGACGAGCCCGCCTGCCCGTTGGAGGGGCCGGCGCCGCCGGAAGCGACACCTCCGGCACCTCCCGTGCTGGTCGTCCCTCCGCCGGCGCCTCCCGCGGGAGGTGAGGACAGGTTCGTGCCCGCCGCCCCGGAGGGCCCGGCGTCGCCGCCCTGCTCCGAGCCGTTGCCGCCGCCACCCCCGGCGACGAGGACGGGAGCGTCGCTCGCGCCGCCCGCACGCACGATGGTGGCGCCGCCACCGCCGCCGCCCGACACGTACTGCCCTCCCGGGCTCGTTCCGCCCGAGGCCTGGCCGCCGGACAGACCGCCGATGCCGCCGCCGGCGACGTTCTGATGCCCGCCGCGGTCACCCACCTGGATGGTGAAGGCGTCGCCTGCCGTCACCGCGAGAGTCGCCTCGACGAGGCCACCGCGTCCGCCCCAGAGTCCGGTGGGCGCCTCGGCTCCGGGCGCGAAGCCACCGCCGCTGCCGCCGGTGATCGACCAGGTGACCGAGCAGACCCCGGCGGGGACGGTCCACGTCGCGACACCGCTGGACGGCGTCCACGATGCGGTGGGAACGGCGCTCGCGCTCGTCGGCACGAGCACGGCAGCCCCCGCGCTCATGAGCATCAATGCGGTGACGGCACCCGCGCGGCCGGCAGTGCGGCGAGAAGACATGTGAACCCCCTGGTCTGTCCATCGAAGAATGGAGCACGAGGAGCTCGGTGAGGTGCGGCGCAGACACCGTCCGGGCGTTCTTCACCCCGCAGTTCACCCGTCAGTCGAAGTAACCGGCTCTCTCGAGCCGTGACACCGCGTCCTCGCGAGAGGACACCCCGAGCTTTCGGTAGACGGTTCGCAGCTGGGTCTTCACCGTGTTGAGCGATACGTGGAGGTCTGCGGCGATCCCCGCGAGGGCTGCCCCTCCACGCAGCCGGCGCACCAGGATCTCTTCGCGTGGGGTGAGGCGCGGAAGCCGCGAGCGGGTCGCGTCGACGGCGGGGATCCGGCTGAGACGTCGGCGCAGATCGAGTTCGACGACCCGTCCTTCGCCGCTCGACCGCCCCAGGCCCGCCAGTAACGGCTCGAGTTGGTCGGCGGGGAGTGTCAGGAGGGGCGTCAAAGACTCGGACTCGACCAGCATGCGCGCCGCGACCGCGAACGTCTCGTCCGACCGGCGCGGGTCCCCGAGCCGTGCGTGTGCGATCGCGCGTCGCAGGAGAATGGGCGGGGTCGTGCGCAGACAGTGCTTCGGGCCCATCCGAATGCAGTCATCCGTGACCATCAGCGCTGCGCGAGGGTCCTCGAGCAGCAGGTGTGCCGCTGCTCGCTGCATGTCGTAGCAGAGGACGTGCTCGGACGGACTGGGGACGGACTCGAGCAGGGAGAGGGCTCGACGAGCCTCCCCGGCGGTGAGGAGGAGATCGGCGTAGATCCCGAGACAGAAGCCGCGGACCAGTGCGAGGGTCTCGCCCGCTTTGACATCGCCGATGACGCTCAAGAGGAGAGGGACGGCGCTGGGTGCGTCCGCCTCGCAGAGGGCTGCCATCGCTCGAGCGCCCATCGCAGTCGTCGTCCAGGGGTCCTCGTCTGAGACGGCGTCGATTTCCTCGGCGATGGAGCGGAGCCGACGGGGGTCGAGTCGTGCCGAGGCGATCAGGATCTCCGCCAGCAGCAGGGGGTAAGCGGATTGTCCGGTCTCGAAGCCTCGGTCCGACTGAATGCGCCGACACGTCTGCACCGACTCGGCGGCGTCGGTGTAGCGGCCGTCGAGCGCCCTGGCGAGTGCGAGCAGCCCCCCTGCCGCGAGGACGAGTGCGTCGTCGGATGCGCGGTCGGCGTAGGCCACGGCGCGGCCGGCGAGCGAGTGTCCGACGCGCAGCCGTCCGGCCGCCAGATGGGCCTCCGCCGCCGCGCTGAGCAGCAGCGCGCGCTGTCCGGCGGACAAGGCGGTCTGCTCGTCCGCCCAGGCGAGGGCGGAATCGCTCAGGTTGAGCGCGCGAGGGTGGCGTCCGAGTCGCGACGCGGCGACGACGACCGCGGCCCGGCTCTCGGCGGTCTGCGTCATCTCCCTCTCCGCCGAGGATCGGGCGACCGCCTCCAGATCGATCGTCGGCGCGACGATTCCACCGGCGACGACGGATGCCACCACCGACTCCACGGCGGCCGCTAGCGAATCGCGGGAGGCGGGCATGGGGTCATCGTAGACACCGCGCGCAGCCTCGCCGTCGTCGATGCGGCCGACTCGAGGGCGGGCCTGTCTCCGGCGCTTGGCTCTGGGTCAGCCGGTCACCGTGGCGAGGAAGGCGAGGGTGCCGGCGAGGGCCGTGTGCGCCTCGTCGAAGTCGAGGTGGAACTGGTACTCGTGCGGCAGCGCCGGGGTCGTGTCTGCGGGCCAGAAAAGGGCGGTGACGTCGACCCCGAGGGAGGTCAGCCTCTCGGCGAGTGGCTTCGACTGGCCGTCCGTGAGCGGATCGCCGTTGCCGCCCGTGACGAAGGTGGCCGGGAAGTCGGCGGTCACGAAGTCGATCGTCGACATCTGATCACCGGCCGGGGTGTTCGACCAGTCCCGCTCGCCCGTGTACGCCCAGAGCGCCGACTTGAATCCCCATCCGACGATTCCGTGCGCCCCGGCGGCGAGCTCGTCCAGGTCGTAGACGCCGCAGTTCAGCACCACACCGCGCAGCTGCTCCGGTCGGAGGGCCGGCACGACGTCGGCTCGAGCGGCGAACTCGGGATTCGTCGTGATCGTGGCGAGCTCGCTGGCGAGCTGCGATCCCGCCGAGTCGCCGGCGAGGACGATGCGGCTCGGGTCGACGCGCAGGTCGGCGGCGTTGTCGAGGATGTAGCGCAGCGCCTCGTTCAGCTGGTCGATCGCCGTCGGATAGGTGGCTTCGGGCGCGATCGTGTAGTTGAGCCCGATCGCGGTGTAGCCCTCGGCGGCGATCATCTTCAGGTAGGGCGCGACGTCCCGCTTGTCGCCCGAGATCCAGGCGCCGCCGTGGATCCAGACCACCGTCGGCAGCGGGCCGTTGCCGTCGGCGGAGAAGACGTCGAGCGTCGTGTCGGGGCCGGCGCCCGCGTATGCGATGTCGTAATCCGACGTGTACCCGTCGGCGGGGACGAAGGGGAGCATTTCCTCTACGGTGTCCGCCGCGCCCTTCTCGAATACGGCGCGGATGAGCAGCGCGGGCAACCACGGGCTGACGAGCGAGTAGATCACGGTTCCGAGGAGCGCCCCGAGCGCGATGCTCGGCACGAGCCGCGAGGGTCGCCGATACCAGGGGCGGGAGCGTCGAGAGTCGGCCACGACCGCCAACGTATCGACCCCCAACCCCCCTCTTGCCCCCGCGAGCGCGGTGTGTTGATACGAGCGCGCCTGTATAAACACCCGCGCTCGCAGCAACACACCGCGCTCGCAGGGGTGAAGGGGTGGAGGGGTGGGGAGGTTAGGAGAAGAGGCGCTGGAGGCGCTGGACGCCCTCGAGGAGGGCGTCGTCGCCGAGGGCGTAGGAGAAGCGCAGGAAGCCGCCCGGACCGAATGCTTCACCCGGAACCGCCGCGACCTCGGCCTTGTCGAGGATGAGGTCGGCGAGCTCGAGGGAGGTGGCCGGGGTGCTGCCCGCCCACTCGCGACCGAGCAGACCGGTCACATCCGGGTAGACGTAGAAAGCCCCCTCGGGAGTCGGCGTCACGACGCCGTCGATCTTGTTCAGCTCCTCGACCATCACGCGGCGCCTGCGGTCGAAGGCGCGGCGCATCGCCTCGACTTCGTCCTGAGGACCGGTGAGCGCCGCGATCGCGGCGCGCTGCGAGATGTTCGACACGTTGGAGCTCAGGTGCGACTGCAGGTTCGCGGCCGCCTTGATGGCATCGGCGGGCCCGATCATCCAGCCGAGACGCCACCCGGTCATCGCGTACGACTTGGCGACGCCGTTGACGAGGATCGTGCGGTCGGCGAGCGAGGGCACCACGTCGACGATCGACACGGCGGCCTTCGGGGTCTCGCCCTCGGCGAGACCCTCGGGGTAGACGAGGTTCTGGTAGATCTCATCGGTGATGACCCACAAGCCGTTCGCGTCGGCCCACTCGCCGATCGCGCGCGTCTGCTCCTCCGAGTAGACGGCACCGGTCGGGTTCGACGGGGAGACGAAGAGCAGCACCTTCGTGCGGTCGGTGCGGGCCGCCTCGAGCTGTTCGACCGTGACGAGGTAGTCCTGATCGGCCCCGGCGAACACCTCGACGGGCACACCGCCCGCGAGCTTCACGACCTCGGGGTACGTGGTCCAGTACGGCGCGGGAAGCAGCACCTCGTCGCCGTCGCCGACGATGGCCTGGAATGCCTGGTAGACGCCCTGCTTGCCGCCGTTGGTGACGATGACCTGCGCGGGGTCGACCTCGAGACCGCTGTCGCGGAGCGTCTTCGCGGCGATCGCCTCGCGCAGCTCGGGCAGACCGGCGGCGGCCGTGTACCGGTGGTTGCGCGGGTCGCGGACCGCCTCGAGCGCCGCCTCGACGATGAACGCGGGAGTCGGGAAGTCGGGCTCGCCGGCCGCGTAACTGATGACGGGGCGACCCGCCGCCTGCAGTGCCTTCGCCTTCGCGTCGACCTTGAGCGTCGCCGAGGGCGCGATCGCGGCCAGGCGGGGAGAGATTCTGGGGCGTTCGCCGGTCATGCCTGCAAGCCTAGGGCGCGCCCGCACCACGCGACGAGCCGATCCGCGGTCACCGGGTGAGCACGGGGAAGGCGTCGGTGAGCGCGTCGATGATCGACTGCACGGCGATGGCGAGCAGGATCAGCCCGAAGATGCGGCTGAGGATGTTCATCCCCGAGTTCCCGAGGATCTTCTGCAGACGCGGCGCGAAGAACAGCACGACGGCGATCGCCGCGGCGACGACGAGCACCACGATCGCGCCGCCGATCAGGTTCAGGACGCCGGTGTGCTGCTCGGCGAAGGTGATGACGAGGCTGATCGCGCCCGGCCCCGCGATGATCGGGATCGCGAGGGGGACGACGGTCGGCGACGAACCGCCACCGGGAGCGGGGCCGCCCGTCTTCGCGGTGAGCATCGCCCAACCGATGCTGGCGACCAGCAGGTTGCCGGCGATCCGGAACGAGGTCAGATCGATGCCGAACGCCGCGAGCACGTACTTGCCGACGAGCAGCGAGACGAGCAGCACCGCGCTCACCGCGACCCCGACGAGAAGTGCCGTGCGCCGCTGCTTCGCGGCGTCGAATCCCGCCGTCAGTCCGAGGAAGATCGGCACGCTGCCGATCGGGTTGGTGATGGTCAGCAGGGCTATCGCGACGGCGATGAGCCCCGGCGCCTCGATGCCCGCATCCATGTCGGCTCCCTCCCGCCGCGGCAACCCTAGCGGGGCGCTCCGATCCCGGTGTTAGACTTGGCGGCACTGGTTGGAAGTCGCCGTACTTCGCCGCGCCTGCTGGCGTGTCTTTCCCGCAGAGGAATCCGTGGGAACGAGAGCGGAGCCGTGGCCGCTTCCAGTCGCCTTAGGGCGGTGGCTCAATTGGTAGAGCAGCGGTCTCCAAAACCGCAGGTTGCAGGTTCGAGTCCTGTCCGCCCTGCTCATTACCCCCGGCACCCAGCCGGGACGGGAATGGACGGCTGAAGAGCCGACGAAACGTACGACAGTAGAGGTGAGGTCCCATCGTGGCGCGAAAGGTCGTCGACGAGCCCAGTGAGGACGTCGTAGCCGTTGCCCGGGCCGAACGGCAGGCGCGACGCTCGCCGTTCGCGCGCATCGCGCTGTTCGTGCGCCAGGTGATCGGCGAGCTCAAGAAGGTCGTCACCCCGACCCGTCGCGAGCTCCTCGGTTTCACGACCGTCGTGCTGATCTTCGTGGTCATCATGATGGCGGTCGTCAGCCTGCTCGACTTCGCCTTCAGCGCCCTCGTCGTCTTCGTCTTCGGCGATCCGTCCATCGCACAGTGATCGCGGTGCACTCCGGCCACCCATGCCGGATGCACTGAACCGTCAGAAAAGAGAGCCAGAAACCGTGTCGAACTCCGAGCGCGACCACCGCGACGACATCGACCTCGGCCCCGCCGCAGAGCAGGGCTCCGAGGTCGACGAGAACCAGGAGGGTGACGTCTTCGAGGCCGACGAGCGTCAGAGCGAGTCCGCCGAGCACACCGCCCTCTCCGTCGTCTCCGACGACGAGGACGACCTCGACGAGGCCCTTGAGGCCATCGAGGAGGCGGCCGACCCCGAAGCGGACGAGGCCGTCGACGAGGCGCTCGAGGTGCACAACCTCGACGACGCCGAGGCCGCCGTCGAGGCGACCGAGGACGAAGAGGAAGAGAACCTCGCCGAGCGCCCCGAGGCGGTGCTCGAGGAGCTCGAGAGCGACCT from Herbiconiux sp. L3-i23 encodes:
- a CDS encoding sensor histidine kinase — translated: MSGSDADATGDAGARKSGSPSESIAVTTGGGLAWWHAAFVGVPVITVVTNLVAGEYQSPLLVAAIIAVIPVAWFAFGRRSFRSRGAALVFGVVLIAAMAVAIAWGPNSGLLQSLVYPFVWTAARTLREAIVANIVVALAAGAGFFLWFGADADAVPPTVTIIGLSLLFSLAFGFWITRIAEWGEQRARLLAELTAAQDQLARAHRDAGGVAERERIAREVHDTIAQSLTGLVMLAQRASATAATANPDLASLRGQLELIETVGVEALGEARAVVADSAAVPLDGGLADAMARLGDRFERETGLRVEVAVDAAMTRELEVVLLRCAQEALANVRKHAGATAVRLVVTRRDGAVRLEVTDDGRGITEAESLRSPGFGLSGMRDRLALVGGTMTVGPAHRSGTELVVRVPVEGEL
- a CDS encoding ABC transporter ATP-binding protein, translating into MTSNSEPVVQVAGLTKSYGEFAALQGVDFEIRRGETFALLGPNGAGKSTTIEILEGFRNRSGGTVSVLGTDPQHGGLDWKARLGIVLQSTGEPGNVTVREQLAHFAGFYPHPKDVDEVIDAVGLREKAKTRIKALSGGQRRRVDVALGIIGRPEVLFLDEPTTGFDPEARRAFWDLIRGLQAEGTSILLTTHYLDEAAQLSDRAVVIAGGLVVAEGRIDELGGADARVPIVRWRDDGGLREERTQSPAAFVADLTARTGGEPRDLEVVRPSLEDIYLELVEADEAASASTKEPQLS
- a CDS encoding molybdopterin-dependent oxidoreductase: MKSRRGAPHTRIAAAFAGVVSAAALLAVAELVALLIARQASPLLAVGAFVIDIVPRPIKELAIELFGTADKPILLISVGLAAVIGAAIAGLLQLVRPPFGAALLGLAGAAAVAATATRAGVVPALAAIPSAVGTAAGVVVLVLLVGRIARWRTAVSDGTDGTDGTDEAGLARRSFLRISLATGAGALIVGVGARLVNAAVTSGTAVREALRLPAPRSRVELPAGAEFDIEGLSPLVTPNADFYRVDTALTVPSVDPATWALTVTGMVDEEITLTFDELVAMGLDEYGVTLTCVSNEVGGGLVGNAIWTGVPVRDVLALASPQNGADMVLSRSVDGYTASTPLSALTDDGLDAILAVAMNGEPLPLEHGFPVRMVVPGLYGYVSATKWLSELKVTTFDADEAYWTPRGYDAEAPIKLSSRIDTPRVDKAVPAGLVKIAGMAWAQPVGVARVEVQIDDGDWQPATVSNPINDASWVQWFLDWEATSGTHYVAVRTTDKAGTVQTEERAPIAPNGSSGLQRTLVRVN
- a CDS encoding glycine-rich protein, with protein sequence MSSRRTAGRAGAVTALMLMSAGAAVLVPTSASAVPTASWTPSSGVATWTVPAGVCSVTWSITGGSGGGFAPGAEAPTGLWGGRGGLVEATLAVTAGDAFTIQVGDRGGHQNVAGGGIGGLSGGQASGGTSPGGQYVSGGGGGGATIVRAGGASDAPVLVAGGGGGNGSEQGGDAGPSGAAGTNLSSPPAGGAGGGTTSTGGAGGVASGGAGPSNGQAGSSLLGGNAAEAGGGGGGGYFGGGGGSSNKGQWFYSSQGAGGGGGSNFAAPTATAVTNSQATTYGAGAAAVTTTACPLPTPTIDSAMWGTAGSAELFFSFSADDSAVTGVEYSSDGGVTWTAASASRISGRNWSAVVTSVSQNSSTTLVLRAVGASGTTPSSNAVTLTPSRSGDDAAALPAAAALPDTGAELILAPVGTALVIAGIGTAMFVRRRAIRVPGDRRRNERLRG
- a CDS encoding ABC transporter permease — its product is MTASTLGASPLGTPELDNGLVRTLRLGGARAAYEVKTYFRQGDSLFFTFLFPTVIFIIFAIAFGSSGNVGTAPDGSGGVTMAAYYLPGMVAAGVLLSGVQNLAIDIATERSDGTLKRLAGTPLPVLSYFLGKLGQVLITSLMQLALLLIVARVAFGVELPSDGEHWWTFIWVYLLGIATAAALGIGLSRLPRSGKSASAVIVPILLVLQFVSGVYIQFTMLPDWLQNVAGVFPLKWIAQGMRAAFLPESFAVAEAGGSWDLGTAALVLGVWLVAGVIVSVLTFRWNRKDA
- a CDS encoding response regulator transcription factor, with protein sequence MTDPIIRALVVDDHPIVRTGIVGLLAASEFVEVVGEAADGEEAVALAASLEPDVVLMDLQMPRLDGAGATARILAARPETKVLVLTTYETDAQILDAIGAGASGYLLKAGPPDEIVAGIRSVARGDTVLAPSIAAALVGRVRGPVAAPRLSAREREVLALVADGLSNPDIARRLFIGEATVKTHLLHVFEKLGVSDRTRAVTLALELGILPSR
- a CDS encoding fasciclin domain-containing protein, translated to MPTIKPRMFAALGLAAIATFGLAACSSGGSMDSSDETSTSPSAAPTEEMMDPMADLVGSGCAAYAEAVPDGAGSVEGMSLDPVATAASNNPLLTTLVAAVSGQLNPDVNLVDTLNSSEFTVFAPVDDAFAKIDAATVESLKLPENAPLLTSILTYHVIPGQIAPDEIDGTHTTVNGADVTVTGSGDDIKVGDAGATVICGGVKTANATVYLIDSVLMPPA